The proteins below come from a single Larimichthys crocea isolate SSNF chromosome II, L_crocea_2.0, whole genome shotgun sequence genomic window:
- the crema gene encoding cAMP-responsive element modulator isoform X2: protein MAVTGDETESAATGDIPAYQLRSPNSGLAQSIVMAASPGTMQSPSSQHAEEITRKREVRLMKNREAARECRRKKKEYVKCLENRVAVLENQNKTLIEELKALKDIYCHKAE from the exons ATGGCTGTAACGGGGGATGAGACTGAGTCAG CTGCCACAGGAGACATACCCGCCTACCAGCTGCGTTCGCCCAACTCGGGCCTGGCCCAGAGCATCGTGATGGCGGCGTCCCCGGGCACCATGCAGAGCCCGTCGTCGCAGCACGCGGAAGAGATCACCCGCAAGAGGGAGGTCCGACTGATGAAAAACAG GGAAGCAGCTCGCGAGTGCcgcaggaaaaagaaagagtacGTCAAATGTCTGGAAAACCGCGTGGCCGTgttggaaaaccaaaacaagaccCTGATTGAAGAGCTGAAAGCACTGAAGGACATTTACTGCCACAAAGCGGAGTAG
- the crema gene encoding cAMP-responsive element modulator isoform X1 produces the protein MDTSASPQMDDSLNDSLTDGEEDHSEGSPSPQVSVAEAESPGVTVVTMSDGQMLQVQGVIQAPQTSVIQSVQIATVAELDDDAPVTDTQKRREILSRRPSYRKILNELSTDSPAVPKIDEEKTEEEAAAAAASVASASAPTSIYQTSSGQYIAFTQGRAIQLTGSGAEALQGSQTLAVASSPTPQPGATILQCAGQPGDSSQQYFIQGGQVLIQAATGDIPAYQLRSPNSGLAQSIVMAASPGTMQSPSSQHAEEITRKREVRLMKNREAARECRRKKKEYVKCLENRVAVLENQNKTLIEELKALKDIYCHKAE, from the exons ATGGATACGTCTGCCTCGCCTCAGATGGACGACAGTTTAAATGACTCGctgacagatggagaggaggaccACAGTGAAGGCAGTCCATCtcctcag GTGTCGGTGGCAGAAGCAGAGTCTCCCGGTGTGACTGTCGTCACTATGTCTGACGGTCAAATGCTGCAGGTCCAAGGGGTCATCCAGGCCCCTCAGACCTCTGTCATACAGAGTGTCCAG ATTGCCACTGTGGCGGAGCTGGACGACGACGCTCCCGTCACAGACACCCAGAAGAGGCGGGAGATTCTCTCCAGGCGTCCATCTTATCG AAAAATACTCAACGAGCTTTCAACGGATTCACCGGCAGTTCCTAAAATCGATGAAGagaagacggaggaggaggcggcggcggcggcggccaGTGTGGCCTCGGCATCAGCGCCGACCTCCATCTACCAGACCAGCTCAGGACAATACA tTGCGTTCACTCAGGGGAGAGCCATCCAGTTGACCGGCTCCGGAGCTGAAGCCCTTCAGGGCTCACAGACCCTGGCGGTGGCCAGCTCTCCCACCCCGCAGCCTGGAGCTACAATCCTACAGTGTGCGGGGCAACCCGGAGACTCTTCACAGCAATACTTCATCCAGGGAGGACAGGTGCTCATCCAAG CTGCCACAGGAGACATACCCGCCTACCAGCTGCGTTCGCCCAACTCGGGCCTGGCCCAGAGCATCGTGATGGCGGCGTCCCCGGGCACCATGCAGAGCCCGTCGTCGCAGCACGCGGAAGAGATCACCCGCAAGAGGGAGGTCCGACTGATGAAAAACAG GGAAGCAGCTCGCGAGTGCcgcaggaaaaagaaagagtacGTCAAATGTCTGGAAAACCGCGTGGCCGTgttggaaaaccaaaacaagaccCTGATTGAAGAGCTGAAAGCACTGAAGGACATTTACTGCCACAAAGCGGAGTAG